One window of the Candidatus Chryseobacterium colombiense genome contains the following:
- a CDS encoding T9SS type A sorting domain-containing protein, with the protein MKKISTFLFAHLAFLSFFSQSWSVQNQVISQNTSFANGISIVNNDNVWAYDSGTPKKYAKTTNGNASWVSGELTDISTYYNSMNISPYGVGLNSFSAADHMNAWVMLQYNDPYMHNDIWKTSNGGLNWQKQFTFSQQNIGGKLVHFFDANTGIALSLNTEGFYPNDKYAIYRTTNGGTNWTPIMNSPNTPGTAAHYYYGLGDALYFWDSRVGGYKIFKTIDRGLSWTEISHTFGGSDWNLTAWSDMSKGIVVEQNPTIFTPMKFLRTTDGGVTWNEFTSTGIPLSWIGDIAYLPGTNILIAVGQDSNISSTQGSWISTDNGNTFTAIDSGIFHRNVRCSTGGVCYSAGHNPSLIKPIMYKMDLSSYLNTGERNFEWEGIFPNPVKDEVNIKTQKGIKTSSLYDISGKLLFKTDQKKIDMSSLLKGVYILKVEFKDGNTVSEKIIKQ; encoded by the coding sequence ATGAAAAAAATCTCTACATTCTTATTTGCTCATTTAGCATTTTTATCTTTTTTTTCCCAATCGTGGAGTGTACAAAATCAAGTAATCTCACAAAATACTTCTTTTGCCAATGGGATAAGTATTGTAAATAATGATAATGTATGGGCATATGATTCTGGCACGCCTAAAAAGTATGCAAAAACTACCAATGGTAATGCAAGTTGGGTTTCAGGAGAACTTACTGATATTAGTACATATTATAATAGTATGAATATATCGCCATATGGAGTTGGTTTAAATAGCTTTTCTGCTGCAGATCATATGAATGCTTGGGTAATGCTTCAATATAATGATCCATATATGCATAATGATATTTGGAAAACTTCTAATGGAGGACTTAATTGGCAGAAACAATTTACTTTTTCACAACAGAATATAGGTGGTAAATTGGTGCATTTTTTTGATGCTAATACAGGTATTGCTTTGTCTCTAAATACCGAAGGATTTTATCCAAATGACAAATATGCAATATACAGAACAACAAATGGTGGAACAAACTGGACTCCAATAATGAATAGCCCTAATACACCTGGAACGGCAGCACATTATTATTACGGATTAGGTGATGCCTTATATTTTTGGGACTCAAGAGTAGGTGGATATAAAATTTTTAAAACCATCGACAGAGGTCTTAGCTGGACAGAAATATCTCATACTTTTGGAGGAAGTGATTGGAATTTAACTGCCTGGAGTGATATGAGTAAAGGAATAGTCGTGGAACAAAACCCTACCATATTCACTCCAATGAAGTTTTTAAGAACAACAGATGGAGGAGTAACATGGAACGAATTTACATCAACCGGAATACCGCTTTCATGGATTGGAGATATAGCTTATCTTCCTGGTACAAATATTTTAATTGCAGTAGGTCAGGATAGTAATATATCAAGTACACAGGGTTCATGGATAAGTACAGATAACGGAAATACATTCACGGCCATTGATTCTGGCATTTTCCACAGAAATGTAAGATGTTCGACAGGTGGTGTTTGTTATTCTGCAGGTCATAATCCATCACTTATCAAACCTATAATGTATAAAATGGATCTATCCTCCTATCTCAATACCGGAGAGAGAAATTTTGAATGGGAAGGTATTTTTCCAAATCCTGTTAAAGACGAAGTAAATATCAAGACACAAAAGGGGATTAAAACTTCCTCTTTATATGATATTTCCGGGAAATTATTATTCAAAACAGATCAGAAAAAGATAGATATGTCTTCTTTACTAAAAGGTGTTTATATATTAAAAGTAGAATTTAAAGATGGGAATACTGTTTCAGAAAAAATTATAAAACAATAG
- a CDS encoding cation:proton antiporter, with the protein MGKYRNLIFYVVTISFFSCLMYFFMTEGQTLEIKENIITKTNNGSSWDNFSEAFKTNLHHPLALLLAQIVTIILVARLFGWVCMKIKQPTVIGEMIAGIVLGPSLLGMYFPEFSAFLFPKESLGNLQFLSQIGLILFMYIVGMELDLSVLRKKAHDAVVISHASIIIPFALGIGLSYYIYHEFAPNGIQFTSFALFIAISMSITAFPVLARIVQERNLQKTKLGTIVITCAAADDITAWCILAAVIAIVKAGSFASSIYVILMAIAYVFLMIKIVRPFLKRIGDLQAGKNTINKPMVAIFFLTLILSAYTTEVIGIHALFGAFMAGAIMPENTKFRTLFIDKIEDVALVLLLPLFFVFTGLRTQIGLLNDGHLWMITGFIILTAVAGKFAGSALTAKFLGINWKESLTIGALMNTRGLMELIVLNIGYDLGVLSPEIFAMLVIMALFTTFMTGPALDLINYIFKSKKNSIEETHDENDSKYRVLLSFDNPESGSTLLKLAHDFTNKMNGNKSITAMNIAPVNEMHAYDIDEYENEQFKNVIETSHDLKLKVTTLFKASTDIENDLTSISNKGNYDLLLIMLGKSMYEGSLLGRLLGFTTKIINPEKLLNTVKGKGNIFNNSPFDDFTLQILDKTHIPVGIMVEKEFESADKVFVPIFNLSDFYLLEYAKRLINNNNSQIIILDVAGQIRNNIEVKELIRSIEQVAPNHITLYNEKKIEKEFLNSQDLMLISSRSWKNLIDTKSLWLSDIPSTLIISNP; encoded by the coding sequence TTGGGAAAATACAGAAATTTGATTTTCTACGTGGTTACCATTTCTTTTTTCTCTTGTCTGATGTATTTTTTCATGACAGAGGGACAGACTTTGGAAATCAAGGAAAATATTATTACGAAAACAAATAACGGCTCAAGCTGGGACAATTTTTCTGAGGCTTTTAAAACCAATTTACATCATCCTTTAGCACTCCTTTTAGCGCAAATCGTTACCATTATTCTGGTAGCAAGACTTTTTGGATGGGTTTGTATGAAAATAAAACAACCGACTGTAATTGGAGAAATGATTGCGGGGATTGTTTTAGGTCCTTCTCTTTTAGGAATGTATTTTCCTGAATTTTCCGCTTTTCTTTTTCCTAAAGAATCATTGGGAAATCTGCAGTTTTTGAGTCAGATTGGTCTTATTCTCTTCATGTATATCGTGGGAATGGAGCTTGATCTGAGCGTTTTAAGAAAAAAAGCGCATGATGCCGTCGTAATTAGCCATGCAAGTATCATTATACCTTTTGCACTGGGAATCGGTCTTTCTTATTATATCTATCATGAGTTCGCACCTAATGGAATACAGTTTACATCATTTGCTTTATTCATAGCGATTTCTATGAGTATCACCGCATTTCCTGTATTGGCAAGAATTGTTCAGGAGCGAAATCTTCAGAAAACAAAGTTAGGGACTATTGTTATTACCTGTGCTGCTGCCGATGATATTACAGCCTGGTGTATTCTTGCTGCCGTAATTGCTATTGTAAAAGCTGGTTCTTTTGCAAGTTCCATTTATGTAATTCTTATGGCTATTGCTTATGTATTTTTGATGATCAAAATCGTAAGGCCCTTTTTAAAGCGAATTGGAGATCTGCAGGCAGGAAAAAATACCATTAACAAACCAATGGTTGCTATTTTCTTCCTTACTCTTATCCTTTCTGCTTATACTACTGAAGTGATCGGGATTCATGCTTTGTTCGGAGCATTTATGGCGGGAGCAATCATGCCGGAAAACACAAAATTCCGTACACTTTTCATTGATAAAATAGAAGATGTAGCGTTAGTGCTTTTACTTCCTTTATTCTTCGTGTTTACGGGACTTCGTACACAGATTGGTCTCCTAAATGACGGACATTTATGGATGATTACCGGGTTTATTATTTTAACCGCAGTTGCCGGTAAATTCGCGGGAAGTGCTTTGACGGCGAAGTTCCTCGGTATCAACTGGAAAGAAAGCTTAACGATTGGAGCTCTCATGAATACAAGAGGATTAATGGAGCTTATTGTCCTGAATATCGGTTATGATCTTGGAGTTTTAAGTCCTGAAATTTTCGCGATGTTAGTCATCATGGCATTATTTACAACGTTTATGACAGGTCCTGCTTTAGATCTTATTAATTATATTTTTAAATCCAAGAAAAATTCTATTGAGGAAACTCATGATGAAAATGATTCTAAATATCGCGTACTGCTTTCATTTGATAATCCGGAATCCGGAAGTACATTGCTGAAGCTTGCCCACGATTTTACGAATAAAATGAATGGGAACAAAAGTATTACAGCAATGAATATTGCTCCTGTAAATGAAATGCATGCTTATGATATTGATGAATATGAAAACGAGCAGTTCAAAAATGTAATTGAAACGTCTCATGATCTCAAACTAAAAGTTACCACGCTATTTAAGGCTTCAACTGATATCGAAAATGATCTGACCAGTATTTCAAATAAAGGAAATTATGACCTGCTTCTCATCATGCTTGGAAAGTCTATGTATGAAGGAAGTTTATTAGGGAGATTATTAGGATTTACAACTAAAATTATAAATCCGGAAAAGCTTTTGAACACGGTAAAAGGTAAAGGAAATATATTCAACAATTCGCCGTTTGACGATTTTACATTACAAATTCTTGATAAAACGCATATTCCTGTGGGTATCATGGTAGAAAAAGAATTTGAATCTGCTGACAAAGTATTTGTTCCGATTTTTAATCTAAGCGACTTTTATTTATTGGAATACGCTAAAAGGTTAATCAATAACAATAATTCTCAAATCATTATTCTGGATGTTGCGGGACAAATTAGAAATAATATTGAAGTAAAAGAGCTTATAAGAAGTATCGAACAAGTTGCACCCAACCATATTACTCTATATAACGAGAAGAAAATAGAGAAAGAGTTTTTAAACTCTCAGGATCTCATGTTGATCAGCAGTAGAAGCTGGAAAAATCTGATTGATACCAAAAGCTTATGGCTATCTGACATTCCATCTACTTTGATTATTTCAAATCCGTGA
- a CDS encoding response regulator transcription factor, with protein sequence MIKCVILDDELLAISYLKLLCEQIDNVEVVRAFNDPKVFLHEIHNLDCNVCILDIEMPGMNGLQVAELISDSKKIIFTTAYKEYAAEAFDLNVVDYVRKPIKKERLIQAFEKAEELLQNAPKKNFIEWNTNIGKTVIFTEQIAYIKTSEIDSRDKDIILNDGTTIVLKNLNFKNLLEMLPSKDFAQVNKKEIIALASIKVFSTNEIITTIATEGESFLKLQIGETYKNSLMEMFGK encoded by the coding sequence ATGATAAAATGCGTTATTCTTGATGATGAATTACTGGCAATCAGCTATTTAAAACTTCTATGTGAACAAATTGACAATGTAGAGGTTGTAAGAGCATTTAATGATCCTAAAGTTTTCTTACATGAAATTCATAACCTAGATTGCAACGTCTGTATTTTAGACATAGAAATGCCCGGAATGAATGGCTTACAGGTGGCTGAATTAATTTCGGATTCAAAAAAAATCATTTTCACGACTGCTTACAAAGAATATGCAGCCGAAGCATTTGACCTGAATGTTGTTGATTATGTAAGAAAGCCAATAAAAAAAGAACGTTTGATACAGGCTTTTGAAAAAGCTGAGGAGCTACTTCAAAATGCTCCTAAAAAAAATTTTATCGAATGGAATACCAATATTGGTAAGACTGTTATTTTTACGGAACAGATTGCTTACATAAAAACTTCTGAAATCGACAGCAGAGACAAAGATATCATCCTGAACGACGGAACAACGATTGTTTTAAAAAATCTGAATTTTAAAAACCTTCTTGAGATGCTTCCTTCAAAAGATTTTGCCCAGGTTAACAAAAAAGAAATTATTGCCTTAGCTTCCATTAAAGTATTTTCTACCAACGAAATTATTACAACCATTGCTACAGAAGGAGAAAGTTTCCTGAAATTACAAATTGGAGAAACGTATAAAAACTCATTAATGGAAATGTTTGGAAAATAA
- a CDS encoding histidine kinase, translated as MEGNYYMIHDYLIFIGVFAIFFFVTVSIYLFSQNQKFKIRNAKLSEANKIIEQRLNEVQLEHIGTKLNPHLFKNILNSVQSHAYQTYMSLDKLANVLDYILYESNNKFVSPKEELNFALSLIEINKIKVNPLFDFRIKSKINKSDEIYEEKVFAPLISVDLIENAFKHTDFLAQDSFIAIQMELEDRIFTMKVSNKASLKNMLEKEKSGFGSQSLDQRLKMIYNDHYSLHKNSKNGIFTAELKINLGEFYDKMRYS; from the coding sequence ATGGAAGGCAATTACTACATGATTCATGATTATCTGATATTCATTGGAGTATTTGCTATTTTCTTTTTTGTAACAGTAAGCATTTATTTATTCAGCCAGAATCAGAAATTTAAGATCCGGAATGCAAAACTTTCGGAAGCCAATAAAATAATTGAACAAAGGCTGAATGAGGTTCAGCTTGAGCATATCGGAACAAAGCTTAATCCGCATCTTTTTAAAAACATTCTAAATTCTGTTCAGTCTCATGCTTATCAAACCTATATGTCACTGGACAAGCTTGCCAATGTTCTGGATTATATTTTATATGAAAGCAACAACAAATTTGTAAGCCCTAAAGAAGAACTGAATTTTGCTTTAAGTTTGATTGAGATTAATAAAATAAAAGTAAATCCTCTTTTTGATTTCAGAATAAAATCTAAGATCAATAAGTCTGATGAGATTTACGAAGAGAAAGTTTTTGCACCTCTTATTTCTGTTGATCTGATTGAAAACGCCTTTAAACATACCGACTTTCTAGCCCAGGATTCCTTCATTGCCATTCAGATGGAGCTTGAGGACCGTATTTTTACGATGAAGGTAAGTAATAAAGCTTCTTTAAAAAATATGCTGGAAAAAGAGAAAAGCGGTTTCGGAAGTCAGTCTTTGGATCAACGGCTAAAAATGATCTATAATGATCATTATTCTCTTCATAAAAATTCAAAAAACGGTATATTCACGGCAGAATTAAAAATCAACCTGGGAGAGTTCTATGATAAAATGCGTTATTCTTGA